Proteins from a single region of Thiomicrorhabdus sp. Kp2:
- the efp gene encoding elongation factor P: MATYSTTEFKGGLKFLMDGQPCSIIENTQVSPGKGQAFNRVRYRNLMTGKVLEKTFKSGEKVDAADVVDTDLQYLYNDGEFWHFMDETSFEQYQAAEAAVADVAKWLIEQDVCLVTLFNGQIISVTPPKQITLEVTDTDPGLKGDTAGTGGKPATLSTGAVVQVPLFVQIGEKVIVNTEKGEYISRAK, from the coding sequence ATGGCAACTTACAGCACAACTGAATTTAAAGGCGGTTTAAAGTTCTTAATGGACGGTCAACCATGCTCAATTATTGAAAATACCCAAGTTTCTCCTGGTAAAGGGCAAGCCTTTAACCGTGTTAGATACCGTAATTTGATGACTGGTAAAGTTTTAGAGAAGACTTTTAAGTCAGGTGAAAAGGTCGATGCCGCCGATGTGGTTGATACCGATTTACAGTATCTTTATAACGATGGCGAGTTTTGGCACTTTATGGACGAAACCAGCTTTGAACAGTACCAAGCAGCAGAAGCGGCCGTTGCCGATGTAGCAAAATGGTTAATTGAACAAGACGTATGTTTAGTAACGCTGTTTAATGGTCAAATTATTTCGGTTACCCCTCCAAAACAAATCACGCTGGAAGTAACTGATACAGATCCTGGTTTAAAAGGTGATACTGCTGGAACAGGTGGTAAGCCAGCAACATTGTCTACGGGGGCTGTGGTGCAAGTTCCTCTATTTGTTCAGATTGGTGAAAAAGTTATTGTAAACACTGAAAAAGGTGAATACATTTCACGTGCTAAATAA
- the epmA gene encoding EF-P lysine aminoacylase EpmA, whose protein sequence is MLNRRDTLQKRSNLLQQVRAFFYTRSVIEVDTPILSQAATPDVHLSSLSSQLQVPGYKEPKTYYLHTSPEYPMKRLLCEGSGDIFYLGKVFRDGDLSPRHQIEFTMLEWYRLGFSMHQLIDEVIELIQNVMTRDSSELLDVERLSYQQLFAKYAQIEDVFSATPADYQACLKHHSIPEIVGVDEDDKDLWEQLVLTEVIEPHLGNQQGKPAITVMYHYPAKDAALAQVSNDNPLVAERFEVFVNGMELANGYQELADAESYRQRFNESLQKRQEYQLPAVPLDENLLQTLSFQPLPDCSGVALGIDRLFALQQGFSHLEQGMSFGIEKA, encoded by the coding sequence ATGTTGAATAGACGTGACACTCTGCAAAAACGCTCTAACTTGTTACAACAGGTTAGGGCGTTTTTTTATACTCGTTCGGTGATTGAGGTGGATACCCCAATACTCTCACAAGCCGCCACCCCTGATGTACATTTAAGTTCGTTAAGTTCTCAGCTTCAAGTACCTGGTTATAAAGAGCCAAAAACCTACTACTTACACACTTCGCCAGAATATCCCATGAAACGCCTTTTGTGTGAGGGCAGTGGCGATATTTTCTATTTAGGTAAAGTGTTTCGTGACGGTGATTTGAGCCCTCGTCATCAGATAGAGTTTACGATGTTGGAGTGGTATCGCCTTGGTTTTTCAATGCATCAGTTGATTGATGAGGTGATTGAACTTATTCAAAATGTGATGACGCGTGACAGTTCTGAATTACTTGATGTTGAAAGATTAAGTTATCAGCAACTATTTGCAAAATACGCACAAATTGAAGATGTGTTTTCAGCAACACCAGCCGATTACCAGGCCTGCTTAAAACACCATTCTATTCCTGAAATCGTGGGGGTAGACGAAGATGATAAGGATTTATGGGAGCAATTAGTGCTTACCGAAGTGATAGAACCTCACTTGGGGAATCAACAAGGCAAGCCAGCCATTACGGTAATGTATCACTATCCTGCTAAAGATGCGGCCTTAGCGCAAGTTTCAAATGACAATCCTTTGGTTGCTGAACGTTTTGAAGTCTTTGTTAATGGTATGGAGCTGGCGAATGGTTACCAGGAATTGGCGGACGCAGAAAGTTATCGACAACGTTTTAACGAATCTTTGCAAAAGCGACAAGAATACCAGTTACCTGCGGTGCCATTAGATGAAAACTTATTACAAACTTTATCTTTTCAACCTTTACCCGATTGCAGCGGAGTCGCCTTAGGCATAGACCGTTTATTTGCTTTACAGCAAGGTTTTAGCCATTTAGAACAGGGAATGAGTTTTGGAATTGAAAAAGCTTAA
- a CDS encoding glutathione S-transferase N-terminal domain-containing protein: MSDIPVTKRSVMVLFSDSKSPSCHRVRLVAKEKDIPMEVIEVDKDNLPEDLLELNPYATLPTLVDRDLVLYDPQVIIEYLDERFPHPPLMSVDPISKARSRQMLRQIETEWYPLIDTIANSENEDDVKTARRNLQERLIQLIPVFDHMPYFMSEDYSLVDISMSVLLWRLPSLGIELPKGAKPIIDYAEKVLSREMFVESLSDDEIDMRDVI, from the coding sequence ATGTCCGACATTCCAGTCACTAAACGTTCCGTAATGGTTTTATTTTCTGACTCTAAAAGCCCAAGCTGCCACCGTGTGCGCTTAGTGGCAAAAGAGAAAGATATTCCAATGGAGGTGATTGAGGTAGACAAAGACAATCTTCCAGAAGATTTGTTAGAACTTAATCCTTATGCCACTTTGCCAACGTTAGTGGATAGAGATTTAGTGCTTTATGATCCGCAAGTGATTATTGAATATTTAGATGAGCGTTTCCCGCATCCGCCATTAATGTCAGTAGATCCTATTTCTAAAGCACGTTCTCGCCAGATGTTACGTCAGATTGAAACTGAATGGTATCCGTTAATTGACACCATCGCCAACAGCGAAAATGAAGACGATGTAAAAACTGCGCGTCGTAATTTACAAGAGCGTTTGATTCAGTTGATTCCAGTATTTGATCACATGCCATATTTCATGAGTGAAGATTATTCTTTAGTGGATATCAGTATGTCGGTATTGCTATGGCGTTTACCTTCTTTAGGTATTGAATTACCAAAAGGGGCTAAGCCAATCATCGATTACGCGGAGAAGGTGTTAAGCCGTGAGATGTTTGTAGAAAGCTTATCTGACGATGAGATTGATATGCGAGATGTTATCTAA
- a CDS encoding ClpXP protease specificity-enhancing factor, with product MISNRPYLIRAIYDWIVDNQWTPHMQIDANYPGAQVPMEYVQEGVIVLNMHPSAVVSLSLDNDLFAFKARFQGIERSIYFPPEAVLACFARENGQGMPFPPEPYPEGYEEQEDMENKPALKTVETSAKSTDSTDKKPKSSDKKKPSLSIVK from the coding sequence ATGATTTCTAACCGTCCCTATTTGATTCGCGCTATTTACGATTGGATTGTAGATAATCAGTGGACACCGCATATGCAGATAGATGCCAACTATCCTGGTGCACAGGTTCCTATGGAATATGTGCAAGAGGGGGTGATTGTTTTGAATATGCATCCATCCGCGGTCGTTTCATTGTCATTAGACAATGATCTGTTTGCGTTTAAAGCACGTTTTCAAGGCATTGAACGCAGTATCTATTTTCCGCCAGAAGCTGTATTGGCTTGTTTTGCCCGTGAGAATGGGCAGGGCATGCCATTTCCTCCAGAACCTTATCCAGAAGGGTATGAAGAGCAAGAGGACATGGAAAATAAACCAGCGTTGAAAACGGTTGAAACATCGGCTAAAAGTACGGATTCAACCGATAAAAAACCAAAAAGTTCTGATAAAAAGAAACCGAGTTTATCGATTGTAAAATAA
- the mvaD gene encoding diphosphomevalonate decarboxylase, with protein MTESQNTLTPQQLRQQRFVHHVIAHSQSNNRLQTSQEVGYGSAPVNIALSKYWGKREPILNLPTNSSVSISLPGLGTQTEIRLLTNQAEDATDQISLNGKTLESEHPFAKRVSTFLNHFREAPNTLFEVITTNSVPTAAGLASSASGYAALVLALNDLFNWQLSHKQLSLLARLGSGSASRSVFNGFAIWHEGTQDDGLDSFAEQIDIQWPEFCVGLLEINVKQKPVSSTQGMQNTVETCSLYQAWPKQANKDVETVLKAIETKDFSLLGKTAEHNALTMHATMIATWPPIVYWQPESVQAMQTVWQLREQGVEVYFTMDAGPNLKLLFLETEKPAIKQAFKEVKIIKPFG; from the coding sequence ATGACTGAGTCTCAAAACACTCTTACCCCACAACAATTACGCCAACAGCGCTTTGTGCACCATGTAATTGCACATTCGCAGTCAAATAATCGCTTACAAACAAGTCAAGAAGTTGGTTATGGTTCTGCTCCTGTCAATATTGCCTTAAGTAAATACTGGGGCAAACGTGAGCCTATTCTAAACCTGCCAACCAATAGCAGTGTTTCCATCAGTTTACCAGGCCTGGGAACTCAAACTGAAATACGTTTATTAACGAATCAAGCCGAAGACGCTACTGATCAAATCTCTTTAAATGGCAAAACACTGGAGAGCGAACACCCTTTTGCCAAACGGGTTAGCACCTTTTTAAATCACTTTAGAGAAGCCCCAAACACGCTGTTTGAAGTCATTACCACAAATAGTGTACCCACTGCCGCAGGCCTGGCCTCTTCTGCTTCTGGTTATGCGGCATTGGTGTTAGCGTTAAATGACCTATTTAACTGGCAACTCAGTCACAAACAGCTTTCACTATTAGCTCGTCTTGGCAGCGGCAGTGCCAGCCGTTCAGTCTTTAATGGTTTTGCCATTTGGCATGAAGGTACCCAAGATGATGGCTTAGACAGCTTTGCAGAGCAGATTGATATTCAGTGGCCTGAGTTTTGTGTAGGACTACTAGAGATTAATGTAAAACAGAAACCCGTGAGTTCTACCCAAGGCATGCAAAACACGGTGGAGACTTGCTCACTTTACCAGGCCTGGCCAAAACAAGCGAATAAGGATGTTGAAACGGTTTTAAAAGCGATTGAAACTAAAGACTTTAGTTTGCTTGGTAAAACCGCTGAACACAATGCCTTAACCATGCACGCCACCATGATTGCCACCTGGCCACCCATTGTTTACTGGCAGCCTGAATCTGTACAGGCGATGCAAACTGTGTGGCAACTACGAGAACAAGGGGTTGAGGTCTATTTCACGATGGATGCAGGTCCAAACCTAAAATTACTGTTTTTAGAAACAGAAAAGCCCGCAATTAAGCAGGCTTTTAAAGAGGTAAAAATTATAAAACCTTTTGGTTAA
- a CDS encoding mevalonate kinase — translation MPNTITPLGLPSWRSQAPANTMILGEHSVVYGHPALACAVDQYISIDWQAREDNALHIYSALGEHHTQREVITAHPKLNFVVSALQAFQKELSHGFDIHIESEFSSTIGLGSSAAVLAAMLSGLNTICKTNYSLIQLFEMGHKIILDIQGRGSATDLAASLAGGVIFFQPKSAQHPVPQIKNLAISLPLVLIYCGYKTPTAEVLEKVAKEWQNKPSELEMLYRSMAKTTRMGFEALQNNELHRFYQACEDYQQSMQMLGVNDKVLQSIIDALYGCESIAAAKISGSGLGDCVLGIGTLNQCLNEAKNTLNRYQQMHIHISPTGANTVLLERL, via the coding sequence ATGCCAAATACTATAACCCCTCTTGGCTTACCCTCTTGGCGTAGCCAAGCTCCTGCAAACACCATGATATTGGGCGAACATAGCGTGGTTTATGGCCATCCAGCATTAGCGTGTGCGGTTGACCAATATATCTCTATAGATTGGCAAGCACGAGAAGATAATGCACTTCACATCTATTCTGCGCTGGGCGAACATCACACTCAGCGGGAGGTCATTACTGCCCACCCAAAACTCAACTTTGTGGTATCCGCTCTACAGGCCTTCCAAAAAGAACTATCCCATGGTTTTGATATTCATATAGAAAGTGAGTTTTCTTCGACCATTGGTTTAGGCAGCTCTGCGGCTGTTTTAGCCGCTATGCTCTCTGGTTTAAATACCATTTGTAAAACGAATTACAGCTTAATCCAACTTTTTGAAATGGGGCATAAAATCATTCTTGATATTCAAGGACGTGGTTCTGCTACCGATTTAGCGGCCAGTCTTGCAGGTGGTGTAATTTTTTTTCAACCTAAAAGTGCTCAACACCCTGTTCCTCAAATTAAAAACTTGGCTATCAGCCTGCCGTTAGTATTGATTTATTGTGGCTACAAAACGCCCACAGCTGAGGTGCTTGAGAAAGTTGCTAAAGAGTGGCAAAACAAACCGTCTGAGCTAGAGATGCTCTACCGCTCGATGGCCAAAACCACTCGTATGGGTTTTGAGGCGTTACAGAATAATGAACTCCATAGGTTTTACCAGGCCTGTGAAGACTATCAACAATCCATGCAGATGTTAGGTGTAAATGATAAGGTCTTACAGAGTATTATTGATGCACTTTATGGCTGCGAATCCATAGCTGCGGCTAAAATTTCAGGTTCTGGATTAGGTGATTGCGTATTAGGTATTGGCACTCTAAACCAATGTCTCAATGAGGCTAAAAACACATTAAACCGCTATCAACAGATGCATATTCATATTTCGCCCACTGGGGCAAACACCGTTTTATTAGAGCGACTTTAA
- a CDS encoding mevalonate kinase, with protein sequence MQTLCSVPAKLILSGEHAVIYNSSALSMAIELYTSCECHFKTSTLNSVTIELSDFQQKHSFPFFVWQNLASHIEARYANYTFGNLSIQSVLVQPVDLVLDTLYHFNDFHSLKRGEWFFKIHSDTPIGKGLGSSASVIVALLTSLFQHHDLEPEKETLLALARKVESRQHGRSSGIDPATMLYGGLLEFHANHTTKKLKSNDFKAWLIDTGTPTSSTGQAVDYVKNQHANNKALWKRFAHTTDAIIQAWSQQDSQKLYQHIEDNEKLLEQIGVVPEKVQQFIQRLKTECNGTAKVCGSGSIKGDCAGVLLCFSNQAPTELCHEFGYHLQRITIDNQGVKCQIL encoded by the coding sequence ATGCAAACGCTCTGTTCTGTTCCAGCCAAATTGATTCTTTCTGGAGAGCATGCCGTTATTTATAATAGCTCTGCACTCAGCATGGCTATTGAGCTTTACACAAGCTGTGAATGCCACTTCAAAACCAGCACCCTCAACAGCGTTACCATTGAACTGAGCGACTTTCAGCAAAAACACAGCTTTCCCTTTTTTGTTTGGCAAAACCTAGCCTCTCATATTGAAGCACGCTACGCCAATTACACGTTTGGCAACCTTTCTATACAAAGCGTTTTAGTACAGCCCGTTGACTTAGTGTTAGATACGCTTTACCACTTTAATGATTTTCATAGCCTAAAAAGAGGTGAATGGTTCTTTAAAATCCATTCTGACACTCCTATTGGCAAGGGTTTAGGCAGCTCAGCCTCAGTTATTGTTGCGCTATTAACGAGCCTATTTCAACATCACGATTTAGAGCCAGAAAAAGAAACCCTACTTGCTCTAGCAAGAAAAGTGGAATCCCGTCAGCACGGACGTTCAAGCGGTATTGACCCTGCAACCATGCTTTATGGTGGGTTGCTAGAATTTCATGCAAACCACACAACTAAAAAACTAAAATCTAATGACTTTAAGGCCTGGTTGATTGATACAGGCACGCCAACCAGTAGTACTGGGCAAGCCGTTGACTACGTTAAAAATCAGCACGCCAACAATAAAGCCTTGTGGAAACGTTTTGCTCACACTACAGATGCCATTATCCAGGCCTGGTCACAGCAAGATAGCCAAAAGCTTTATCAACACATTGAAGACAATGAAAAACTGTTAGAACAAATCGGTGTGGTACCAGAAAAGGTTCAGCAATTTATTCAACGCCTAAAAACAGAGTGTAACGGCACTGCCAAGGTCTGTGGTTCAGGCAGTATAAAAGGCGATTGTGCTGGTGTATTACTCTGTTTTTCAAATCAAGCGCCTACTGAACTTTGTCACGAGTTTGGCTACCATTTACAACGTATCACCATTGATAATCAAGGGGTAAAATGCCAAATACTATAA
- a CDS encoding hydroxymethylglutaryl-CoA synthase: MKVGIDLIHFATADYFLGLDTFAAEKQIDVNKFTIGIGQEKMSIAPPDEDVVSLAAKAAAPILEQIDSSQISAILFATETGVDQSKSAGVFLHGLLGLSNRCRVIELKHACYAGAAALQMATTMVRANPKEKILVIAADIAKYDIDTSGEATQGCGAVAMLVTESPRIIAIEPGSGYYTDDVMDFWRPNHRTTALVDGKYSTKVYLNSLKHAWEHFTEQTERTFDDIDYFCYHIPFTKMAEKAHKTLIKKVGANLTQAQFDAQTLPGQLYNRIVGNSYSASLFVGFISLLDNVLDNLEGKRVSFFSYGSGCVAEFFTGIMQSGYQSVLMTKDHRKQIEQRQPLSYQEYLDFYHQTDSTVDNIVYPLTNKGPYRLAGIEDHKRYYQKL, from the coding sequence ATGAAAGTAGGCATTGATTTAATCCATTTTGCTACAGCTGACTATTTTTTAGGCTTAGATACCTTTGCCGCTGAAAAGCAGATAGATGTAAACAAATTTACCATTGGTATTGGCCAAGAGAAGATGTCGATTGCGCCTCCCGATGAAGACGTTGTGAGTCTAGCAGCGAAAGCGGCTGCACCGATATTAGAACAAATTGATTCAAGCCAAATCAGTGCAATCCTGTTTGCAACAGAAACTGGTGTCGATCAATCAAAATCGGCAGGTGTATTTTTACACGGCCTTTTAGGCTTATCAAATCGTTGCCGAGTCATTGAACTCAAGCACGCTTGTTATGCAGGTGCTGCCGCACTGCAAATGGCCACAACCATGGTACGCGCCAATCCTAAAGAAAAAATTCTAGTGATTGCGGCTGACATTGCTAAATACGACATTGATACCTCAGGCGAAGCAACTCAAGGCTGTGGTGCCGTTGCCATGCTAGTGACCGAATCTCCACGTATTATTGCCATTGAACCAGGTTCTGGCTATTACACCGATGATGTGATGGATTTCTGGCGTCCAAACCACCGCACAACCGCATTAGTGGATGGCAAATATTCAACCAAAGTGTATTTAAATAGCTTAAAACATGCCTGGGAACATTTCACCGAACAAACTGAGCGAACGTTTGATGATATTGATTATTTCTGTTATCACATTCCCTTCACTAAAATGGCTGAGAAAGCACACAAAACATTAATTAAAAAAGTGGGTGCAAACTTAACACAAGCACAATTTGACGCCCAAACGTTGCCAGGCCAACTTTATAACCGAATTGTCGGTAACAGCTACAGCGCATCGTTATTTGTTGGATTTATCTCTTTATTAGATAATGTACTTGATAACCTTGAAGGTAAACGTGTTAGCTTTTTTAGCTATGGTTCGGGCTGTGTTGCAGAGTTCTTTACTGGCATTATGCAATCAGGCTATCAATCGGTTCTAATGACGAAAGATCATAGAAAGCAAATTGAGCAGCGCCAACCACTGAGTTATCAAGAATATCTCGATTTTTATCATCAAACTGATAGCACGGTCGATAACATTGTTTATCCGCTCACGAATAAAGGCCCATACCGTTTAGCAGGCATTGAAGACCACAAACGTTATTATCAAAAACTTTAG
- the fni gene encoding type 2 isopentenyl-diphosphate Delta-isomerase produces the protein MSNGNPHSKMNASEMNASEQVTNRKQQHIDAVLNDVQVDRHQDGFEQIRLMHRALPELDFSSIDISSLFLERKISFPFLVSSMTGGAANNLGDINIHLAEAAEACNVPMAVGSQRAMIIDEAAKQSFELRKYAPNVPLIANMGAVQLNYGFGLDEARRAIDTLEADALYLHLNPLQEVIQPEGDTDFANLANKIHALAQNIEVPIILKEVGCGLSPQDIELGLEAGIQYFDIAGRGGTSWSRIEAHRSENDLGFLFQDWGLTTIESLKLAEPYQGKAQFIASGGIRNGIDMIKAVIMGGRLCGVAAPLLAPAQNSTEQVVAKIEQFQQEFRTAQFLLGIENSDALHLNTALVAPF, from the coding sequence ATGAGCAACGGTAATCCCCATTCTAAAATGAACGCTTCTGAAATGAACGCTTCTGAGCAAGTAACCAATCGTAAACAACAACACATTGATGCGGTTTTAAACGATGTGCAGGTTGACCGCCACCAAGATGGTTTTGAACAGATTCGCCTAATGCACCGAGCCTTACCCGAACTCGATTTTTCAAGCATTGATATCTCAAGCCTGTTTTTGGAACGCAAAATCAGCTTTCCTTTTTTAGTCTCATCCATGACAGGTGGTGCGGCAAACAATTTGGGTGACATTAATATTCACCTTGCTGAAGCCGCTGAAGCGTGCAATGTACCTATGGCCGTAGGTTCACAACGCGCCATGATTATTGATGAAGCCGCCAAACAGAGTTTTGAATTAAGAAAATACGCCCCCAATGTTCCTCTGATTGCCAATATGGGTGCCGTGCAACTGAATTATGGTTTTGGCTTGGATGAGGCTCGCAGAGCGATTGATACTTTAGAAGCCGATGCCCTTTACCTGCACTTAAACCCCTTACAAGAAGTCATTCAACCAGAAGGTGATACCGATTTTGCCAACTTAGCCAATAAAATTCATGCTTTGGCACAAAATATTGAAGTGCCTATTATTCTTAAAGAGGTGGGTTGCGGCCTCTCTCCCCAAGATATTGAATTGGGTTTAGAGGCTGGGATTCAATATTTTGATATTGCTGGTCGTGGAGGCACATCCTGGAGCCGTATAGAGGCACACCGCTCAGAAAATGACTTAGGCTTTCTCTTTCAAGACTGGGGGCTAACCACCATTGAAAGCCTTAAACTAGCCGAACCCTATCAGGGAAAAGCACAGTTTATTGCCAGTGGAGGCATACGAAACGGAATCGATATGATAAAAGCTGTTATAATGGGCGGCCGTTTGTGTGGGGTGGCCGCGCCATTGTTAGCGCCAGCACAAAATTCAACCGAACAGGTTGTGGCTAAAATAGAGCAATTTCAGCAAGAGTTCCGAACTGCGCAGTTTTTGCTTGGCATCGAAAACAGCGATGCCTTACATTTAAATACCGCTTTGGTCGCACCTTTTTAG
- a CDS encoding hydroxymethylglutaryl-CoA reductase gives MTKQTNTPTQPFASIPMQAVGPFKLIGDVEADDLMVPMATYETPLWPSVARGARVASHSGGIRVTVIDERMTRSVLLEAPNAGVAALRLKQIQTRHDDLQDVVSQSSRFAKLIDTNFQVVGNLIYLRLEFQTGDASGHNMVTNAADKILPWLLKEYTDLKYVSISANYCTDKKVSAVNGILGRGKYVVCETTIPRKFCTRFLKTTPEALVDLHIKKDLIGSIVSGGLRSANAHVANMLLGFYLATGQDAANIVEGSQAINHAEVTPEGDLYFSTTLPNLIVGTVGNGKGLDFVLENLSLLGCANNDAQPGENARRLACIAGATAFCGELSLLAAQTNPGELMEAHIKLERGHNA, from the coding sequence ATGACTAAACAGACAAATACCCCAACGCAACCATTCGCCTCGATTCCTATGCAAGCCGTAGGCCCTTTTAAGCTGATTGGTGATGTAGAAGCTGATGACCTAATGGTGCCAATGGCCACTTATGAAACCCCACTTTGGCCATCTGTCGCTCGTGGCGCACGAGTCGCATCTCACTCGGGCGGCATTAGAGTCACGGTAATTGATGAGCGTATGACTCGCTCGGTATTGCTTGAAGCACCTAATGCAGGCGTGGCGGCTCTGCGTTTAAAACAGATACAGACACGTCACGATGATTTGCAAGATGTTGTTTCTCAAAGCAGTCGTTTTGCTAAATTAATCGACACTAACTTTCAAGTTGTGGGCAACTTAATTTACTTGCGCCTAGAGTTTCAAACAGGCGATGCTTCTGGACACAATATGGTGACCAATGCCGCAGATAAAATTTTGCCTTGGTTATTAAAAGAGTACACAGACCTTAAATATGTTTCCATCTCGGCAAACTACTGTACTGATAAAAAAGTCTCTGCAGTAAACGGTATTTTAGGTCGCGGTAAATATGTGGTTTGTGAAACGACTATTCCTAGAAAATTTTGTACACGTTTTTTAAAAACGACCCCAGAAGCTTTAGTAGACCTACACATTAAAAAAGATTTAATTGGTAGCATTGTTTCAGGCGGTCTTCGTTCGGCTAACGCGCATGTGGCCAATATGCTTTTAGGTTTTTATTTGGCTACAGGCCAAGATGCCGCCAATATTGTTGAAGGTTCGCAAGCGATTAACCATGCCGAAGTGACACCCGAAGGTGATTTGTACTTTTCAACGACCCTGCCTAACCTTATTGTTGGCACGGTGGGTAATGGCAAAGGTTTAGATTTTGTATTAGAAAATTTAAGCTTATTAGGTTGCGCCAATAATGATGCGCAACCTGGTGAAAATGCACGTCGTTTAGCGTGTATTGCGGGAGCAACCGCATTTTGTGGAGAGCTTTCTCTATTGGCGGCACAAACCAATCCTGGTGAGTTAATGGAAGCGCACATTAAACTTGAACGTGGCCATAATGCCTAA
- a CDS encoding peptidylprolyl isomerase, translated as MTLATARHILVDSEEKCNELKDQIANGADFAEVAKANSNCPSGANGGDLGQFGPGMMVPEFDKVVFSADVGSVEGPVKTQFGYHLLEVTSRS; from the coding sequence ATGACATTAGCAACAGCACGCCACATTCTTGTGGATTCAGAAGAAAAATGTAATGAATTAAAAGATCAAATTGCTAACGGAGCTGACTTTGCAGAAGTAGCAAAAGCAAACTCTAATTGCCCATCTGGTGCAAACGGTGGTGATTTAGGTCAGTTTGGGCCAGGAATGATGGTGCCTGAATTTGATAAAGTGGTATTCAGTGCAGACGTAGGTTCAGTTGAAGGACCAGTTAAAACTCAGTTTGGTTATCACCTGCTTGAAGTAACAAGCCGTAGCTAA
- a CDS encoding DUF3392 family protein codes for MDILNWLNDILLHVSGWMKGYLNQIVLSMVATLLVIYGDNILGMLKQQIGSLKLFLRITLFVAFCAFGFSFITSIAAPFMSNWLAKSNPEFLPFIIVFIYYGLGYLAQKKGML; via the coding sequence ATGGATATACTTAACTGGCTAAATGACATATTACTGCACGTTTCAGGCTGGATGAAAGGTTATTTAAACCAAATTGTACTCTCTATGGTGGCTACACTATTAGTCATTTATGGCGACAATATTCTTGGCATGCTAAAACAACAAATTGGTAGCTTAAAACTTTTTTTACGTATCACGTTATTTGTGGCTTTTTGTGCATTTGGGTTTAGTTTTATTACCTCTATCGCAGCTCCCTTTATGAGCAACTGGTTGGCAAAATCTAACCCAGAGTTTTTACCCTTTATTATTGTGTTTATCTACTACGGTTTAGGCTATTTAGCGCAAAAGAAAGGTATGTTATAA
- a CDS encoding YSC84-related protein — protein MLKSFFQKTAIVTLAITSLTTFSSISQADDEYTESEAQMTQDVSEAEFEETINAFHKAPQSAAFFDHAYGYAVFPTIGKVGFVIGGAYGKGRVYEHGRYSGNAEMTQATIGFQLGGQAFSQIIFFQDQRAYDEFTSGNFEFGAQASAIVITAGANAEASTKGTSASANAGQSYVKADGQYYKGMAVFSLAKGGLMYEATLGGQKYNFYPN, from the coding sequence ATGCTTAAGTCTTTCTTTCAAAAAACCGCCATTGTCACTCTTGCCATTACCAGTTTGACCACATTTAGCTCAATCAGCCAGGCTGATGATGAATATACCGAATCAGAAGCTCAAATGACTCAAGATGTAAGCGAAGCTGAATTTGAAGAGACCATTAACGCCTTTCATAAAGCACCACAGTCGGCTGCATTTTTTGACCACGCCTATGGGTATGCGGTCTTTCCAACGATTGGAAAAGTGGGCTTTGTAATTGGCGGTGCTTACGGTAAAGGGCGTGTTTACGAACACGGTCGCTATTCTGGCAATGCTGAAATGACACAGGCCACCATTGGCTTTCAGCTAGGCGGACAAGCGTTTAGCCAAATCATATTTTTCCAAGATCAGCGTGCATATGACGAATTTACCAGTGGAAACTTTGAATTTGGCGCACAAGCCTCCGCTATCGTAATTACCGCAGGTGCAAATGCCGAAGCCTCTACCAAAGGTACATCTGCCTCAGCTAATGCTGGACAAAGTTATGTGAAAGCCGATGGCCAATATTACAAAGGTATGGCTGTTTTCAGTTTAGCCAAAGGTGGGCTAATGTATGAAGCAACATTAGGCGGTCAAAAGTATAACTTTTACCCTAACTAA